From Streptomyces sp. NBC_00237, a single genomic window includes:
- a CDS encoding histidine phosphatase family protein, whose protein sequence is MSVDTPRRIVLLRHAKADWPQVSDHDRPLADRGRRDAATAGRKLADTGLTFDLALCSTATRTRETWKLAVQEMGHRPKTVYEDRLYEASPGEIIALLNETPDDVANLLVIGHNPGMHAVADALAGTADPDALARMTKGGFPTATYAVLEFTGTWKSVEHGVGKLTDYWAPHD, encoded by the coding sequence ATGAGCGTCGATACACCCCGCAGGATCGTCCTTCTCCGGCACGCCAAAGCCGACTGGCCGCAGGTGTCCGACCACGACCGGCCGCTCGCCGACCGGGGCCGCCGGGACGCCGCCACCGCAGGCCGCAAGCTGGCCGACACGGGTCTCACCTTCGACCTGGCCCTGTGCTCCACCGCCACCAGGACCCGTGAGACCTGGAAGCTGGCCGTGCAGGAGATGGGCCACCGGCCGAAGACCGTCTACGAGGACCGGCTGTACGAAGCCTCGCCCGGCGAGATCATCGCCCTCCTCAACGAGACCCCGGACGACGTCGCGAACCTGCTGGTCATCGGCCACAACCCGGGCATGCACGCCGTCGCGGACGCCCTCGCGGGCACGGCGGACCCGGACGCGCTGGCCCGGATGACCAAGGGCGGCTTCCCGACCGCGACGTACGCGGTGCTCGAATTCACCGGCACGTGGAAGTCCGTGGAACACGGCGTGGGCAAGCTGACCGACTACTGGGCGCCGCACGACTGA
- the serB gene encoding phosphoserine phosphatase SerB: MSALPNTDVPTLLVKIFGKDRPGITAGLFDTLAAYSVDVVDIEQVVTRGRIVLCVLVTEPTVAAAGELRATVHSWADSLKLQAEIISGVGDNRPRGSGRSHVTVLGHPLTAESTAAIAARITATGGNIDRIFRLAKYPVTAVEFAVSGVETEPLRTALAVEAAGIGVDVAVVSAGLHRRAQRLVVMDVDSTLIQDEVIELFAAHAGCEAEVAAVTEQAMRGELDFEQSLHARVALLKGLDAGVVEKVRAEVRMTRGARTLVRTLKRLGYQVGVVSGGFTQVTDALKDELSLDFAQANTLEIVDGKLTGRVVGEVVDRAGKARLLRRFAAEAGVPLDQTVAIGDGANDLDMLNAAGLGVAFNAKPVVRQAADTAVNVPFLDTVLYLLGITREEVEAADGDVVHAH; this comes from the coding sequence ATGAGCGCACTGCCGAATACCGACGTCCCCACCCTTCTCGTCAAGATCTTCGGGAAGGACCGTCCCGGGATCACCGCCGGGCTCTTCGACACCCTCGCCGCCTACTCCGTCGACGTCGTCGACATCGAGCAGGTCGTCACCCGTGGCCGCATCGTTCTGTGCGTGCTCGTGACCGAGCCCACCGTCGCCGCCGCCGGCGAGCTGCGGGCGACCGTGCACAGCTGGGCCGATTCGCTCAAGCTTCAGGCCGAGATCATTTCGGGTGTCGGTGACAACCGGCCGCGTGGCAGCGGCCGTTCGCACGTCACCGTGCTCGGGCATCCGTTGACGGCCGAGTCGACGGCGGCCATAGCGGCCAGGATCACCGCTACCGGTGGCAACATCGACCGTATCTTCCGGCTGGCCAAGTATCCGGTGACGGCTGTCGAGTTCGCCGTTTCAGGGGTGGAGACGGAACCGCTGCGGACCGCTCTCGCCGTCGAGGCGGCGGGCATCGGGGTCGATGTCGCGGTCGTGTCCGCGGGGCTGCACCGGCGGGCGCAGCGGCTGGTCGTGATGGATGTGGACTCGACGCTCATTCAGGATGAGGTCATCGAGTTGTTCGCGGCGCATGCCGGGTGTGAGGCGGAGGTCGCCGCCGTCACCGAGCAGGCGATGCGGGGGGAGCTCGACTTCGAGCAGTCGTTGCATGCGCGGGTGGCGTTGCTGAAGGGGCTCGACGCCGGGGTCGTGGAGAAGGTCCGGGCCGAGGTGCGGATGACGCGCGGGGCGCGGACTCTGGTACGGACGCTGAAGCGGCTCGGGTATCAAGTGGGGGTTGTTTCCGGGGGGTTCACGCAGGTCACGGATGCGTTGAAGGACGAGCTGTCGCTGGATTTCGCGCAGGCGAACACGTTGGAGATCGTCGACGGGAAGCTGACCGGGCGGGTCGTCGGGGAGGTCGTGGACCGGGCCGGGAAGGCGCGGCTGCTGCGGCGGTTCGCCGCCGAGGCCGGGGTTCCGCTGGATCAGACCGTGGCGATCGGGGACGGGGCGAACGACCTCGACATGCTCAACGCGGCGGGGTTGGGAGTGGCGTTCAATGCCAAGCCCGTGGTGCGGCAGGCAGCCGACACGGCGGTGAACGTGCCGTTCCTGGACACCGTCCTGTATTTGCTGGGGATCACCCGCGAAGAGGTCGAGGCTGCGGACGGCGACGTCGTACACGCTCACTGA
- a CDS encoding streptophobe family protein: MGRNGRAGVRWGDVLLASIAAVSWALVGMAGTAALGLHLLGADAAGSLRSMTAAVVVLAVGGSVTPTGNVSAFGIEGAEARTAVDIAPLGVGLVGALLLGFFFLRSLKSAGRSIPGSELAVRAGAVVTLFLVTLGGLAWAGHDVITIDGEKLGLEKIPGNDLPGGIADQLPGDLGGLLPDRISDLVDAKATVGFSVNTGTSLGSGAVWVAGVLIIALLASRRTPLPRGWDAVHRVLRPATSALALVLVVAVLAGLAAALYAAVGDDRPGRVVGAALLGAPNGVWLAVPLGLFVPWEGRATGSLVGVLPSPVDDVLSGSDERPLTVGRLAELDGRVWLLVVAVVLMMLYAGVLAASRTPREELSRVGYAGQCAVALGTVTGAALPLLVRLTGVSADASLSVLGFDAVGAGVALSGSVPMALLLGVVWGAAAGAVGALLACAAGADGRRAAPLALPPGSSGVGRGDRTYPDLAYVPGPYRPSPSYGASGTGGASGAEDDNPYMRPVRESEGGGVRPRPGEPGRGAGPGAEGGARPGAGPRPGAYGVPPPAGRGERVEPPPAGSMGSVPHRKTKDGRHAAPTITGIPGPPRAPGAPGKGRGGGQTPPEEEGPPPPGAPGRGRR, translated from the coding sequence ATGGGTCGGAACGGTCGGGCTGGGGTGCGCTGGGGCGATGTGCTGCTCGCCTCAATTGCCGCTGTGAGCTGGGCTCTTGTCGGAATGGCGGGCACTGCGGCGCTCGGGCTGCACCTGCTCGGGGCGGATGCGGCGGGGTCCCTCAGGTCGATGACCGCCGCCGTCGTCGTTCTCGCGGTGGGCGGCTCCGTCACACCGACCGGGAACGTCTCGGCCTTCGGGATCGAGGGCGCCGAAGCCCGAACTGCCGTCGACATTGCGCCACTTGGGGTGGGTCTGGTCGGTGCCCTGCTGCTCGGGTTCTTCTTCCTGCGCTCGCTGAAGAGCGCGGGACGGTCGATCCCGGGAAGCGAACTCGCGGTGCGGGCGGGGGCCGTGGTGACGCTGTTCCTCGTCACGCTCGGTGGTCTCGCGTGGGCGGGTCACGACGTCATCACAATTGACGGCGAGAAGCTCGGACTGGAGAAAATCCCCGGAAATGATCTTCCCGGCGGCATCGCGGACCAGCTCCCCGGCGATCTCGGCGGGCTGCTTCCGGACCGGATCTCCGACCTCGTGGACGCGAAGGCCACGGTCGGTTTCTCCGTGAATACGGGGACTTCGCTGGGGAGCGGTGCGGTGTGGGTGGCGGGCGTGCTGATCATCGCGCTGCTCGCGTCGCGCAGGACGCCGTTGCCTCGGGGATGGGACGCGGTGCACCGGGTGCTGCGGCCCGCGACGTCGGCGCTGGCGCTGGTGCTCGTGGTGGCTGTGCTGGCCGGGCTCGCGGCTGCGCTGTACGCCGCGGTCGGGGACGACCGGCCGGGGCGGGTGGTGGGCGCCGCCCTGCTGGGGGCGCCGAACGGGGTGTGGCTGGCGGTACCGCTGGGGCTCTTCGTGCCGTGGGAGGGGCGGGCCACGGGGTCGTTGGTGGGTGTGCTGCCGTCGCCGGTGGACGACGTGCTGTCGGGGTCCGACGAGCGGCCGTTGACGGTGGGGCGGCTGGCGGAGCTGGACGGGCGGGTGTGGCTGCTGGTCGTCGCGGTGGTGCTGATGATGTTGTACGCGGGGGTGCTCGCGGCTTCCCGGACGCCGAGGGAGGAGCTGTCGCGCGTGGGGTACGCGGGGCAGTGCGCGGTGGCTCTGGGGACGGTGACCGGGGCGGCGCTGCCGTTGCTGGTGCGGCTGACGGGGGTGTCGGCGGATGCTTCGTTGTCGGTGCTGGGGTTCGACGCGGTCGGGGCGGGGGTCGCGTTGAGCGGGAGTGTGCCGATGGCGTTGCTGCTGGGTGTGGTGTGGGGGGCGGCGGCGGGAGCCGTGGGGGCGTTGCTGGCGTGCGCGGCGGGGGCGGACGGGCGGCGGGCGGCTCCGCTGGCGTTGCCGCCGGGTTCTTCGGGGGTGGGGCGAGGGGATCGGACGTATCCGGATCTGGCGTATGTGCCGGGGCCGTATCGGCCGTCGCCGTCGTATGGGGCTTCTGGGACTGGTGGGGCTTCCGGGGCTGAGGACGACAATCCGTATATGCGTCCGGTACGGGAGTCCGAGGGCGGTGGTGTTCGGCCGAGGCCCGGGGAGCCGGGGCGGGGGGCGGGGCCGGGGGCTGAGGGTGGGGCTCGGCCCGGGGCCGGGCCGAGGCCCGGGGCGTACGGAGTGCCGCCTCCTGCGGGCAGGGGTGAGCGGGTGGAGCCGCCGCCGGCGGGGTCGATGGGGTCCGTGCCGCATCGGAAGACGAAGGACGGGAGGCATGCGGCGCCGACGATCACGGGGATTCCGGGGCCGCCTCGGGCGCCGGGGGCGCCGGGGAAGGGGCGTGGGGGTGGGCAGACGCCGCCTGAGGAGGAGGGGCCTCCGCCGCCGGGGGCTCCGGGGCGGGGGCGGAGGTAG